The following DNA comes from Saccharomyces cerevisiae S288C chromosome XIII, complete sequence.
GCCGCATTCAATAACATCCCGACCGGTGTCACTGCTGTATATTTCCTAGGATTCATCGCCACGATTGTTGGGTTTGAAGTTATCTTCGCTAGGTACTACTTGGGTACAagtatttttgaaactCTATTTTCCTCTTTGTACTTGGGCGCTCCAGGCTTACTGACATCTACCAAGTTCCTGAGATCTTTTGGTCAAACAATCTAGATTGTTCTGAAGAtcaaaataatatatatatatatatatatatatatatatatgtttataCACTTAACTTACGTACAAAAATATAGATTTCGAAACGAATCAGTTGCTCTTAGCCTGCACATCTAGAAATGTATTATTGATCCATTTGAAACCCCAAATATTGCGTATCGAACCGTCCCAGAAGGGCTTGTCAAAATTGTTAGCAGCTACAATCTTGCCCATGATCAGCCCCATGGGTAATGCATTGTATGTTCTTGAATCTAATGAATGTGACAAATTATCTCCGGTTACCCAAACATGACCTTCAGGGACTTTAATATAGGTACCAAACCTCTCCTCATCAACAAGCACATCGCCGACATAATTAACTATCGTACTGGGATCCACGAGCACGAGATCACCAGGCATACCCGTAACCCTTTTGCAAATCCTATGATTAGGGTCAGTAGGTTTCAGTGCTACTATGCAGTCACCCATTTTTATGCCTCTAccattttggaaatttttcaagacaTGCACATAATCATTGGTCGCTGACAGTGTTGGCAACATTGATTCTCCCCTCGTCTCAGTAAATTCGTATGCATACATATGTATTATATGCAAGAAGCATAATGACCTAATTGCATAAGAAAAGGTTTTTGACCAGATGGGAAGTGTACCAACCGTCATCCCTGGTATTGTACACTGTTGGATGATTCACTGTCTTATTGGTCCGTTTTTGTTTGCAATAATATACTGGagcatttttattgaagGAATGTTTTTTCCCCAGAAATACTTAGATTGTCAGAGTGTTATAAATTTGCTGTGCGGTTCAAACCAACAGAAGAGaatattcaaagaaaagctCAGAATATATCAAGTCCATATTCAAGAGAAGATAGGTTGCAGTAAATTTAACACCCTACTCTTAATTTATCAACTGGGCTCACGACATAAGATCAACAGACAAATAAACGACCTACTGTGTAATTTATGCAGTAAAAATTACATGATTATGCTATTATATGCAGAAATCATTATTtactcttctttttcctgtGTACTGTCGGCGACGATTTTCTTAAGAGGATTCCTGCTGTAAAATCCTTTCAGTGCCCTCTAAAGTTGAGGGGGGCAAAAATACTGTCCTCCTTTtaatacataaaaaaatgactgGCCTTTATTTGAATGGAGTAAAACTAAAATATTTCGGCGTTTCTATTATCGAACAACAAAAGGTAATACTTTAAAACTATGTCAGACGAGATTGTAACCAACAAATCTGTTACTTATGTTAACAATACTACTCCAGTCACAATTACATCATCGGAGCTGGACTTGAGATCATGTTATCAAGATGACGAAGTTGTTATAGAAGTCCATGCTGCTGCTTTGAATCCAATTGATTTTATTACTCACCAGCTTTGTAACTCCTACATATTTGGCAAGTATCCAAAGACTTATTCTAGAGATTACAGTGGTGTCATCATTAAAGCGGGAAAGGATGTCGACAATCGCTGGAAGGTTGGCGACAAAGTGAATGGTATGTACAGTCATATTTATGGTGAACGTGGTACTTTAACACACTACTTGATACTCAACCCTGCCAAAGATGTACCCATCACACATATGGTGGAGGTTCCAAAGGACGAAAATGACCCATATGACGACTTTGTATATGCTGCTGCCTGGCCCCTAACATTTGGTACAGCCTTTTCTACATTATACgatttcaagaaagatTGGACTTCTGATTCGAAAGTTCTGGTTATTGGCGCTTCAACCTCTGTGTCATATGCTTTTGTCCATATTGCAAAAAACTACTTCAACATCGGCACTGTTGTTGGCATTTGTAGCAAGAATTCCATTGAACGCAATAAGAAATTAGGATATGACTACTTGGTTCCCTATGACGAAGGATCCATCGTTGAGAATGTTAAGAAATTAAAGCAAAGCGTGTTGGAAAACGACAAATTTGACATGATTTTTGATTCAGTGGGTAACCATGATTTCTTCCCTGTCATTGATCAATTTCTAAAACCTAAGGCGAAAAATTCCTTTTACGTTACAATTGCAGGAAATAACAAGGCCGATTATAAGAATATCAGTTGGAGAGATTTCGTATCATTGAGTTCTATTTTAAAGGCTATAAACCcattcaaaaaatacaaCTGGCGCTTTGGACACCCTTATCCCCCCAACAACTTCATTGAAGTTGGCAACGAAATGATCAAGAAGGGCACTTATAAGCCACCTATTGATTCCGTCTACGAGTTTGATCAATATAAAGAAGCTATTGACAGACTGATGTCCAACAGAGCTAAGGGTAAAGTGGTTGTTAAGATGAAATGAGGGCAATATTTTCCACATAAACTTGTTAGTATATTTAGTTAAACTCTATAATTATAATTGTTATTAGTTTTTGTATTATTTGATGGGCATTACCCGACCGACTTGTCATGAagtgaaagaaaagctcatcacaatatttttaaacaGAATTTAAGATGCATTAGCTGGCAAACTACGTTTCAAATATACAGCTCAGCTAGCCCAAATTCTCTCTGCACTCTCAATAACATAGCTTTTTAAAATGGCAGAccttcaaaaacaagagAATAGTAGCAGGTTCACCAATGTTTCTGTTATCGCGCCCGAATCACAGGGACAACATGAACAACAAAAACAGCAGGAGCAGCTGGAGCAGCAAAAGCAGCCAACGGGACTGTTAAAAGGTTTAAACGGGTTTCCGAGTGCACCACAACCGCTGTTCATGGAAGATCCGCCTTCTACTGTCTCGGGAGAACTGAATGATAATCCAGCGTGGTTCAATAATCCAAGGAAAAGAGCCATTCcaaattcaataataaaGAGATCAAATGGCCAATCTTTAAGCCCCGTACGTTCTGATAGTGCAGATGTACCTGCGTTTTCCAATTCCAATGGATTCAACAATGTCACTTTTGGCTCTAAAAAAGATCCACGCATCCTTAAAAACGTATCTCCAAATGATAATAACAGTGCCAACAACAATGCTCATAGTTCAGATTTAGGTACGGTAGTTTTTGATTCTAATGAGGCACCGCCCAAGACCTCCTTGGCAGATTggcaaaaagaagatggtaTATTTTCAAGTAAGACTGACAATATTGAAGATCCTAATTTGTCTTCCAACATAACCTTTGATGGAAAGCCTACAGCCACACCTTCGCCTTTCCGTCCACTAGAAAAGACCTCCAGAATACTTAATTTCTTCGACAAAAACACGAAAACAACGCCGAATACTGCGTCAAGTGAAGCTAGTGCAGGGAGTAAGGAAGGGGCCTCGACGAATTGGGATGATCATGccattattatctttgGATATCCAGAAACGATTGCGAATTCTATTATACTCCATTTTGCTAATTTCGGTGAAATTTTAGAGGATTTTAGAGTGATAAAAGATTTTAAAAAGTTGAATTCGAAAAACATGTCAAAAAGTCCGTCATTGACTGCTCAAAAATATCCCATATATACAGGAGATGGATGGGTCAAGTTGACTTACAAATCCGAACTTTCCAAATCTCGTGctttacaagaaaatgggATTATAATGAATGGAACATTAATTGGCTGTGTTTCGTATAGTCCGGCTGCTCTCAAACAATTAGCTTCCTTGAAGAAATCGGAGGAAATTATAAACAATAAAACAAGTTCACAAACTAGTTTAAGCTCAAAAGACCTCAGCAATTATAGAAAAACAGAAGgaatttttgagaaagCTAAGGCAAAAGCAGTTACTTCAAAAGTGCGCAATGCAGAATTCAAGGTTTCCAAGAATTCTACTTCCTTCAAAAATCCACGCAGGCTTGAAATAAAGGATGGTCgttcattatttttgagAAACAGAGGGAAGATCCACAGTGGTGTCCTGAGCTCGATCGAGTCTgacttgaagaaaagggaaCAAGCGAGCAAGAGTAAGAAAAGTTGGTTAAATAGATTGAATAATTGGTTATTTGGATGGAATGATTTGTAATGAAAAACCTTACCCCCAAATGTAGTGCTTTGGTGCGATTCCAGCATCCTGTGATGTTCACCTACTTCAAGGTTATATAATTTTGTGTGTAGAATTGTAAAAAGGATGGATAGACAGTTCTTGAGATAAAGCACAGTTATTTTGGTATCACATCATCGgagtatttttcaattctgaTTTTTTGACTGGACCCAACAAACAACTCCAATTCATCCAATTGTCCTTCCGTAGGTAAACAACTGGAAATAGGTACACTTCTTTCTATCATCAATACAACAATGTTAGTACGAGAGACTTCCAGATCAGGTATAACGATGCCCCCAGATGGACATGTCCTATACTCTTGACATTCATAAACACAGAGAGCTGATTCAGGCTCGAAAATATTACATCGCATCCTTAATCGTGCTGATGATTCCACGGGTACTACACGTATAAAAAGTTTGTTCGTAGAATACTTTTTGGTTGGCAAAGTCATCTGAATTTTAAGTTTGTCTGAAGTTTCCTTCCAATGGAACCTGTTGCGACAATGATATGGATAAGTACCGTATATCAAGTTAACACTCCGTAAAGTTATTCCAGATATTAACCTCCATGAAGAGGATAACCGTATCGAGGCAAGTAATTCAAATTCCGTTGAGGCTGGAGGGCCGTAAGTTGAGCATACAATCATATATTTGACATTAGTTAAGATGGGCACGTCTTGTTTAAGGCCCTGCCCGGGCTGATAGTGGTTATCAAACATTATTGGCTTTATCAATTCATAGTCATTAAAGTAATATACTTGGATGTTAATTAAATCATGTGAGCTAGTTGAGATACATGCGGCGTCCATAAGTACTTGATAATCTTGTTCAGAGTGAACTTCCAACTCAAAAGTcggattttgaaaaaaattacaagtATCAAATGAGGCTTTTCCCTCTATTTCATaaggaaaagagaaaaggaCTTTGGCAAAAAGACTTTTTGTATCTTTcaatctttgaaaacataTTTCCTTCACAACTGAGAAAGAGTGAATActgaaattgttgtttgTTGTTGAATAACAATACAATAACCTCTCAGTCTCAGCATCTAATCTCAACTTTACCAGCTGAAGTCCAATGTGATTGCCACCGCATTCTACTGGAGGTTCAATTGGACAAATTATGCATTCGGGAGCCtcattcaaaaaggaaactgACCGATTTTCTTGGCTGCCTTCATCTTGCAAATGGGATTCTAGCAATAACCATACCGTCTCTGTCACTTTAGAATTGTTTACCAGGTGAAATAAAGGTTTATCTGCAACGATAGAAAATTTATTGTAGCGTGAAGTATCGTACCGAAAATGAAGTACCTGAGAACgtttgaataatttttcttggttcCAATTAAGATAAAGttgtttgaaattttttaaatactGTTCATAGCTGATTTCAACATTTAGTGCCGAGTTCCTCGGATCTCGCAATTTTACTAGCCTAGAATCATATGTGATATCAATTATAGAGTAATCATGGTTCTCAACTAGGGGCTTTATCATGTCATTGGAACGATTCCCGGTGCCAGCGCCCATCAGACATAAATTAGATTTGTGAAACTTCCATAATTTTTCGAAAGGATAGCTGTTTACTTGTGTTATCTCTGGTAAGAAGCCACTTAAGCGGTAAGTATCTATACTAATATTTGAGCCATCCGTGGAATATGTTCCTTTAGAAACAAGCAGTAATGCAAGCTCTCCAATTTTGTCCGAAATATCGTTACTCTTTAAAGAAAGTTGTTTGCCATCCACTGAGGTTGGGATCTGCGAAATATCTACTGTCACTAGCCTTTTGTTGCTTCCGTTAAAACTTAAATTGACGTGATATTTAGTTGATGATATTTGTTTAATTAGAGGGAGATTCAAGTTCTTAGACCTAAGATTAATTAGAGAAGCAACTAATGAGCAATCTGGCACATCTCGGCATTGTTCTATTCCGCCTGAATagtcttcttcattctGTAACTTGGCTCTCCCTGGATAACGCCTTTGTAGTTCTTCAGTACCAGGTGCGCAATATTCGGTTTTATTCCAAGAAACCGGTGAGGCTTCTGAGATAGGTATAGGGGGATAAAACCTTGAATTAATAGTTGAAGTAAGCCATAAAAATCTTAATTGTTTATCTACTTTCGAcacattttctttcaaaactAAAACGGCCTCAATAAAAGTGGAATCTTCGCTTTTCATTGCCAAGCCAACCAATCTATTAATTATACTGCTTGAGTCACCTTCTGCATTACAATATATTGACTTTATCGCGGCATTGAACTCATGCCAATCATTCATTTTTGATACCACAAGGTTCTTGTCTTCGACTGAAATGGTCGAGTAACCGTTTAATAAGTTGTCTAGAGTTGATTATTGTGGTCCGTTTATGCCGACTAAAAGAACATTTAACTGTAGTATcataaaatcaaaaaggGATAAATATCCGCAAGAAtacaagaaagaagaagtatatatgttttctttaaaatttcagaGCATAACTTGAGCCATGAAAAACCACTTCTCCTCAAGTTTATGTTGTTCCTCTATTTCCTACAGAAATATATTTACATTTGGTCGATATCGAAGATCTGGAGATAAGGTAAATAAATCCTGCGCGGTTCAAAGATACTCGATAAACAGCAACCAATGTTTCACAGAGTGCCATGGTAAAGAAACACCAAAATAGTAAAATGGGTAATACAAATCACTTTGGACATCTCAAAAGTTTTGTGGGAGGTAACGTGGTTGCCCTTGGTGCTGGAACACCTTatcttttctcattttATGCTCCTCAGCTACTGAGCAAGTGCCACATACCTGTTTCTGCCTCAAGTAAGCTATCCTTCTCTTTAACAATAGGAAGCTCACTGATGGGAATTTTAGCAGGAATAGTTGTCGATCGAAGTCCTAAACTGTCCTGTCTAATTGGTTCAATGTGTGTTTTCATCGCgtatttgattttgaatttatgCTATAAGCACGAATGGTCTAGTACTTTTCTCATATCGTTAAGTTTGGTACTCATTGGATATGGTTCTGTCTCAGGTTTTTACGCTTCTGTGAAATGTGCAAATACAAATTTTCCTCAACACAGGGGTACAGCTGGGGCATTTCCTGTGTCCCTATACGGTTTATCGGGCATGGTGTTCTCATATCTTTGCTCAAAGCTTTTTGGTGAGAACATCGAGCatgtcttcattttcttgatggTTGCGTGTGGTTGCATGATTTTAGTAGGCTATTTCTCATTAGATATATTCTCTAATGCAGAAGGAGATGATGCTAGCATTAAGGAATGGGAGCTTCAAAAAAGCAGGGAAACAGACGATAATATAGTACCGTTATATGAGAACAGTAATGACTATATAGGTTCACCTGTGCGTTCATCATCCCCTGCTACCTATGAAACTTATGCATTGTCAGACAATTTTCAGGAAACGTCAGAATTTTTTGCACTTGAGGATAGACAGTTATCAAATCGACCATTGTTATCACCTTCTTCCCCACACACAAAGTATGATTTCGAGGATGAGAATACCAGCAAAAATACAGTGGGCGAGAATAGCGCACAGAAAAGTATGAGATTACATGTATTCCAAAGCTTAAAATCTTCAACATTTATTGGTTACTACATAGTATTGGGTATACTACAAGGCGTGGGTTTAATGTACATATATTCTGTGGGGTTTATGGTACAAGCCCAGGTTTCTACTCCACCCTTAAATCAATTACCAATTAatgcagaaaaaattcaatcaTTACAAGTAACTCTCCTGtctcttctttcattttgcGGCAGATTATCATC
Coding sequences within:
- a CDS encoding uncharacterized protein (hypothetical protein; identified as interacting with Hsp82p in a high-throughput two-hybrid screen), yielding MVKKHQNSKMGNTNHFGHLKSFVGGNVVALGAGTPYLFSFYAPQLLSKCHIPVSASSKLSFSLTIGSSLMGILAGIVVDRSPKLSCLIGSMCVFIAYLILNLCYKHEWSSTFLISLSLVLIGYGSVSGFYASVKCANTNFPQHRGTAGAFPVSLYGLSGMVFSYLCSKLFGENIEHVFIFLMVACGCMILVGYFSLDIFSNAEGDDASIKEWELQKSRETDDNIVPLYENSNDYIGSPVRSSSPATYETYALSDNFQETSEFFALEDRQLSNRPLLSPSSPHTKYDFEDENTSKNTVGENSAQKSMRLHVFQSLKSSTFIGYYIVLGILQGVGLMYIYSVGFMVQAQVSTPPLNQLPINAEKIQSLQVTLLSLLSFCGRLSSGPISDFLVKKFKAQRLWNIVIASLLVFLASNKISHDFSSIEDPSLRASKSFKNISVCSAIFGYSFGVLFGTFPSIVADRFGTNGYSTLWGVLTTGGVFSVSVFTDILGRDFKANTGDDDGNCKKGVLCYSYTFMVTKYCAAFNLLFVLGIIGYTYYRRRATANSL
- the NUP53 gene encoding FG-nucleoporin NUP53 (FG-nucleoporin component of central core of nuclear pore complex (NPC); also part of the NPC nuclear basket; contributes directly to nucleocytoplasmic transport; involved in regulation of transcription and mitosis; induces membrane tubulation, which may contribute to nuclear pore assembly; NUP53 has a paralog, ASM4, that arose from the whole genome duplication); the encoded protein is MADLQKQENSSRFTNVSVIAPESQGQHEQQKQQEQLEQQKQPTGLLKGLNGFPSAPQPLFMEDPPSTVSGELNDNPAWFNNPRKRAIPNSIIKRSNGQSLSPVRSDSADVPAFSNSNGFNNVTFGSKKDPRILKNVSPNDNNSANNNAHSSDLGTVVFDSNEAPPKTSLADWQKEDGIFSSKTDNIEDPNLSSNITFDGKPTATPSPFRPLEKTSRILNFFDKNTKTTPNTASSEASAGSKEGASTNWDDHAIIIFGYPETIANSIILHFANFGEILEDFRVIKDFKKLNSKNMSKSPSLTAQKYPIYTGDGWVKLTYKSELSKSRALQENGIIMNGTLIGCVSYSPAALKQLASLKKSEEIINNKTSSQTSLSSKDLSNYRKTEGIFEKAKAKAVTSKVRNAEFKVSKNSTSFKNPRRLEIKDGRSLFLRNRGKIHSGVLSSIESDLKKREQASKSKKSWLNRLNNWLFGWNDL
- the YIM1 gene encoding Yim1p (Aldehyde reductase; involved in detoxification of lignocellulose-derived aldehydes; catalyzes the reduction of furan, aliphatic and aromatic aldehydes using either NADH or NADPH as co-factor; membrane of the quinone oxidoreductase subfamily of the medium-chain dehydrogenase/reductase family; null mutant displays sensitivity to DNA damaging agents; protein abundance increases in response to DNA replication stress), with the translated sequence MSDEIVTNKSVTYVNNTTPVTITSSELDLRSCYQDDEVVIEVHAAALNPIDFITHQLCNSYIFGKYPKTYSRDYSGVIIKAGKDVDNRWKVGDKVNGMYSHIYGERGTLTHYLILNPAKDVPITHMVEVPKDENDPYDDFVYAAAWPLTFGTAFSTLYDFKKDWTSDSKVLVIGASTSVSYAFVHIAKNYFNIGTVVGICSKNSIERNKKLGYDYLVPYDEGSIVENVKKLKQSVLENDKFDMIFDSVGNHDFFPVIDQFLKPKAKNSFYVTIAGNNKADYKNISWRDFVSLSSILKAINPFKKYNWRFGHPYPPNNFIEVGNEMIKKGTYKPPIDSVYEFDQYKEAIDRLMSNRAKGKVVVKMK
- the IMP1 gene encoding endopeptidase catalytic subunit IMP1 (Catalytic subunit of mitochondrial inner membrane peptidase complex; required for maturation of mitochondrial proteins of the intermembrane space; complex contains two catalytic subunits (Imp1p and Imp2p that differ in substrate specificty) and Som1p) yields the protein MTVGTLPIWSKTFSYAIRSLCFLHIIHMYAYEFTETRGESMLPTLSATNDYVHVLKNFQNGRGIKMGDCIVALKPTDPNHRICKRVTGMPGDLVLVDPSTIVNYVGDVLVDEERFGTYIKVPEGHVWVTGDNLSHSLDSRTYNALPMGLIMGKIVAANNFDKPFWDGSIRNIWGFKWINNTFLDVQAKSN
- the RIM13 gene encoding Rim13p (Calpain-like cysteine protease; involved in proteolytic activation of Rim101p in response to alkaline pH; localizes to punctate structures in alkaline conditions and in vps4 mutant; has similarity to A. nidulans palB) — translated: MNDWHEFNAAIKSIYCNAEGDSSSIINRLVGLAMKSEDSTFIEAVLVLKENVSKVDKQLRFLWLTSTINSRFYPPIPISEASPVSWNKTEYCAPGTEELQRRYPGRAKLQNEEDYSGGIEQCRDVPDCSLVASLINLRSKNLNLPLIKQISSTKYHVNLSFNGSNKRLVTVDISQIPTSVDGKQLSLKSNDISDKIGELALLLVSKGTYSTDGSNISIDTYRLSGFLPEITQVNSYPFEKLWKFHKSNLCLMGAGTGNRSNDMIKPLVENHDYSIIDITYDSRLVKLRDPRNSALNVEISYEQYLKNFKQLYLNWNQEKLFKRSQVLHFRYDTSRYNKFSIVADKPLFHLVNNSKVTETVWLLLESHLQDEGSQENRSVSFLNEAPECIICPIEPPVECGGNHIGLQLVKLRLDAETERLLYCYSTTNNNFSIHSFSVVKEICFQRLKDTKSLFAKVLFSFPYEIEGKASFDTCNFFQNPTFELEVHSEQDYQVLMDAACISTSSHDLINIQVYYFNDYELIKPIMFDNHYQPGQGLKQDVPILTNVKYMIVCSTYGPPASTEFELLASIRLSSSWRLISGITLRSVNLIYGTYPYHCRNRFHWKETSDKLKIQMTLPTKKYSTNKLFIRVVPVESSARLRMRCNIFEPESALCVYECQEYRTCPSGGIVIPDLEVSRTNIVVLMIERSVPISSCLPTEGQLDELELFVGSSQKIRIEKYSDDVIPK